The Novipirellula caenicola genome includes a region encoding these proteins:
- a CDS encoding HD domain-containing protein produces MKLVFEAGIEFENSGRKFVTVPYACYSVRIQSVTTASNGQSNPMPEHQAPHAKDCSESQFYQRLRTLASESDSTSLANLLNATKRLLESADAISKQIVRFLPQFTLHDNTHLWNVLSFMEELAGGNDAIQGLEAGDCAMAIWAAFIHDLGMVLEAEELAALDAVDEYDASVEPSKKSPSEKAEAWRAYRDGHEHWATIRQAPNDKRNRMRLGIIRAAFIRDSHARDDAHSGQCRIDDWLNFLADGDRLLAQALEDYAISDRIVRVAVSHNQDIGWLPRQLTQMDIDKPHAEALGAGLGTVHWTWISWLLRLADVFDCDKSRTPKVLFDHGGITDARSKAEWQKHLAIREAPLWEAGADGQTLLYTCHTCPNPIVEKAIHQIIGWMNDEIEKVQAASYAISDHASQPELRLPSQARVDIKRREGGYLYHDMEFRLDRDAVVELLMGESLYGGPELALRELVQNALDAVHLRDQRNRLAMALNAAGGAEKPRHPHQSWDGQPAEVIVSWGEEGGRRYVRVQDSGVGMTVGTMRRFLTQIGKSYYKSDDFRAEQELMRRNGILCTAISQFGIGFLSVFMLADEVTIYTRPVGVAVEKPPADGALQETARFPFRAEIHGPHGLLAFYPDKTATLPGTTVTIWLKDNFVLPDWNRDVLIARLRQEFYNRELPREVKGVLEKQNQVISAPQQVLDPGFEISRFIVWPLYPVKLSADAQSDPLIIDDSFHYRELVPLDREALKAKAEEWEHEIPEIEDTDWRVCDWTDESVAHDGVEGTGSRIRLIGPHPESRSDSLKPAEWTSLSEYLPSGQPRLLLGSFAEPQLPEPLTRYQCLVNGVRIVPGFVPSRSERDCKLPQVIEQLPVLPGEGGWVWIDLRGAAMPRLRADRSAPITTQSEPPDWRGLMQRWNASHSGSTPNWLMNQLLWIQCECPQRTTASRPIRVGLRKISPFLIARLLLSRSAILRSVNHFMVGDPSQYVALKFQRAVAHALARARDSAVARAFVRGHDAALDFALDRNLTRAPTHAQTLGFAHSLGLTLALDSVLRFDPGFPLNPDRAQDFFRSQLEWRGVVVRTGVESHLASEAIGTDRDESLPVTGLIGVGSRTDLRLVGPVRVTNSQNVVAQPDWLRAYDLVLPYTAFPLDALRSRFPEWTATLKPRLIYMLPFLCGQEPFGSLRESLKMNSPVESLMLFLPNPDHWEWMFVDHSREEWADGSASALWDLKTGKVLYADGIHTATSIRRKGVGKPLRDWLQQ; encoded by the coding sequence TTGAAGCTCGTTTTTGAAGCAGGCATTGAGTTTGAAAATTCAGGACGTAAGTTTGTCACAGTCCCTTACGCCTGTTATTCTGTCCGGATTCAATCTGTAACGACAGCCAGTAATGGGCAATCCAACCCAATGCCAGAACATCAGGCACCTCATGCAAAGGACTGCAGCGAATCGCAGTTTTACCAACGGCTTCGTACTCTCGCTTCTGAATCCGACAGCACGTCGCTGGCAAACTTGCTCAATGCAACGAAACGCCTGCTGGAATCCGCCGACGCAATCAGCAAACAGATTGTACGCTTTCTGCCTCAATTCACGCTGCACGACAATACGCATCTTTGGAATGTCCTCAGCTTTATGGAGGAACTGGCTGGAGGCAATGACGCAATCCAGGGGCTTGAAGCGGGTGACTGTGCCATGGCAATCTGGGCAGCGTTCATTCATGACCTCGGCATGGTGTTGGAAGCCGAGGAGCTCGCCGCTCTGGATGCGGTCGACGAGTATGACGCCAGCGTCGAACCTAGCAAGAAATCTCCCAGCGAAAAGGCGGAAGCTTGGCGTGCGTATCGGGACGGTCACGAACACTGGGCCACGATTCGGCAGGCTCCCAATGACAAACGCAATCGCATGCGACTGGGGATCATTCGGGCCGCCTTCATCCGCGACTCCCACGCCAGAGACGATGCGCACTCGGGGCAATGCCGGATTGATGACTGGCTGAACTTTTTGGCAGATGGCGATCGTTTGCTGGCTCAGGCTTTGGAGGACTACGCGATCTCCGATCGAATCGTCCGGGTGGCGGTCAGCCACAATCAGGACATCGGCTGGCTTCCGCGGCAGCTCACGCAGATGGACATCGACAAGCCACACGCTGAAGCTCTGGGTGCGGGGCTGGGAACGGTTCACTGGACATGGATTAGCTGGTTGTTGCGTCTTGCGGATGTGTTTGACTGCGACAAGTCGCGAACACCAAAGGTTCTGTTTGACCACGGCGGGATCACCGATGCGCGTAGCAAGGCTGAGTGGCAAAAGCACTTGGCGATTCGCGAGGCCCCGCTCTGGGAAGCGGGTGCGGACGGTCAGACGCTGCTATACACCTGCCACACGTGCCCAAACCCGATTGTTGAAAAGGCAATCCACCAGATCATTGGCTGGATGAACGACGAAATTGAGAAGGTCCAGGCGGCCAGCTACGCAATTTCAGATCATGCATCACAGCCCGAACTTCGCCTGCCGTCACAGGCACGCGTGGACATCAAGCGGCGCGAAGGCGGGTATCTGTATCACGACATGGAATTTCGCCTGGACCGTGATGCCGTGGTCGAGCTGCTGATGGGTGAAAGTCTGTACGGTGGCCCGGAACTGGCGTTGCGTGAACTGGTTCAAAACGCGCTAGATGCGGTACATCTACGTGATCAACGCAATCGTCTCGCCATGGCATTGAACGCCGCGGGAGGTGCGGAAAAGCCACGCCATCCGCATCAATCGTGGGATGGGCAGCCGGCGGAGGTTATTGTGTCGTGGGGCGAAGAAGGCGGACGCCGTTATGTTCGCGTTCAGGACTCGGGGGTTGGTATGACCGTCGGGACGATGCGCCGATTTTTGACTCAGATCGGCAAGAGCTATTACAAGTCCGACGACTTCCGTGCCGAGCAGGAGTTGATGCGTCGCAACGGCATTCTCTGCACCGCAATCTCACAGTTCGGCATTGGTTTTCTGTCAGTCTTCATGCTGGCTGATGAGGTCACGATTTACACCCGACCCGTGGGTGTTGCCGTTGAGAAACCTCCTGCGGACGGAGCATTGCAGGAGACCGCCCGCTTTCCATTCCGTGCCGAAATCCACGGTCCCCACGGTCTGCTGGCTTTTTATCCAGATAAAACCGCAACTTTGCCTGGGACAACGGTGACGATCTGGTTGAAGGACAACTTTGTACTGCCCGACTGGAACCGCGATGTTCTGATAGCGCGCCTGCGACAGGAGTTCTACAATCGCGAACTTCCCAGAGAAGTTAAGGGCGTGCTTGAAAAACAGAACCAAGTGATTTCTGCTCCGCAGCAGGTGCTTGACCCTGGGTTCGAGATCAGCCGCTTCATTGTCTGGCCGCTGTATCCAGTCAAGTTATCGGCGGACGCTCAGTCGGACCCGCTGATCATTGACGACTCTTTTCATTATCGTGAGTTGGTCCCATTGGATCGCGAGGCATTGAAGGCAAAGGCCGAGGAATGGGAACATGAGATTCCGGAGATCGAGGATACCGACTGGCGTGTCTGCGACTGGACTGATGAGTCCGTCGCACATGACGGGGTGGAAGGCACAGGGAGCCGCATTCGACTGATTGGTCCGCATCCTGAATCGAGATCTGATTCGCTCAAGCCGGCGGAGTGGACGTCTTTGTCGGAGTACTTGCCATCGGGTCAGCCGCGACTCTTGTTGGGGAGTTTTGCGGAACCTCAGTTACCGGAACCTCTGACACGCTATCAATGCCTCGTGAACGGTGTTCGTATCGTTCCCGGTTTCGTGCCAAGTCGTTCCGAGCGTGACTGCAAACTGCCTCAGGTTATCGAGCAATTACCGGTGCTCCCGGGTGAAGGCGGCTGGGTGTGGATTGACCTGCGCGGGGCGGCGATGCCGCGACTGCGGGCAGACCGATCCGCTCCGATTACCACCCAATCCGAACCGCCCGACTGGCGTGGGCTGATGCAGCGTTGGAACGCCTCACACTCGGGTAGCACCCCTAACTGGCTGATGAATCAATTGCTCTGGATTCAATGCGAATGCCCACAGCGGACCACTGCGTCACGCCCAATTCGAGTGGGGCTTAGAAAAATCAGCCCCTTTCTCATTGCACGGTTACTGCTAAGTAGGTCTGCCATTTTAAGAAGCGTCAATCACTTCATGGTTGGCGATCCGTCACAGTACGTCGCCCTCAAGTTCCAGCGTGCCGTCGCCCACGCCCTCGCCAGGGCCCGCGATAGCGCTGTCGCCCGCGCCTTCGTCCGCGGCCACGACGCCGCTCTCGACTTCGCCCTCGACCGCAACCTCACGCGTGCCCCCACCCACGCTCAAACCCTCGGATTTGCTCACTCCCTTGGTCTCACCCTTGCTCTCGACTCCGTCCTCCGCTTCGATCCCGGCTTTCCCCTCAATCCCGACCGCGCCCAGGATTTTTTCCGAAGTCAGTTGGAATGGCGAGGCGTTGTCGTCCGCACCGGCGTAGAGTCTCATCTAGCATCTGAGGCGATCGGGACCGACCGAGATGAAAGTCTCCCTGTAACGGGACTCATCGGCGTCGGCTCACGGACTGACTTGCGACTCGTAGGTCCAGTTCGTGTAACAAACTCGCAGAATGTCGTCGCACAGCCTGACTGGCTCCGAGCTTATGACCTAGTGCTTCCTTATACAGCGTTTCCCCTCGATGCGTTACGGTCGCGGTTTCCCGAATGGACGGCGACACTCAAACCTCGTCTGATTTACATGCTTCCATTCCTATGCGGTCAAGAACCATTTGGGAGTTTGCGTGAGAGTCTGAAAATGAATTCCCCCGTTGAATCGCTGATGCTGTTTTTGCCGAATCCCGATCACTGGGAATGGATGTTCGTGGATCATTCGCGAGAAGAGTGGGCCGATGGATCTGCATCGGCCCTATGGGATCTGAAGACAGGAAAAGTCCTATACGCCGACGGTATCCACACGGCCACCTCCATCCGTAGAAAGGGCGTCGGCAAACCACTGCGAGACTGGTTACAGCAATAG
- the ccsA gene encoding cytochrome c biogenesis protein has translation MATTTSHSEYIDHQTEDSFGEFSHVALRWLGSLKLTVTLFALSLIIVLVGTLAQDEMNMLEVKQRYFLSWVAMLHFDDFVPQAFYRHSEPLPGKIPFPGGALIGFLLMVNLVAAKITRFRIHASGSKLMLGIGFLVAGLLATGLVVMAGHNDDGLQGTPPISYDALWGCVLAGLGLLAAGAVAWGTQVRNAKIAMLLYQLGGLFALLLLASLFTGFRIGDPGLRIVWQLTKGLGVGGILLVGCLLVFNKQGGNVLLHLGVGLLMVGQFTFGDRQLEQRLSLVEGESTNTLVNLDVAELTIIERLDGIDNIIAIPASRLQQAAESGSLIEDETLPVNVKVIQYFPNSTLKEADEKDNIATTGIGLDVKAIPVTKAGGTDGAINVPSAYVELIDKSSGESLGTHLVSQVISDREMLVPGEPVKDDFDSFTVHEKSYDIGLRFHREVKPYWVQLEDVRRVNYSGSDTPRDYSSFIRIIDTETGEDRKDRVWMNNPLRYRGETFYQSNYTPLPGGKEMTGIQVVRNSGWLIPYVACSITALGMLVHFLGTLTRFLDRRERETRKELAAMAEFNQSPPSKWPVYATVGAFAGIALMMLIPWPAVMNSMRPSERMKQFDFYTAGKIPTQFGGRVMPLDAYARQTLKAISNRESLPLDTAPKEIQDHTSGRSVSAMQWLMEVATDDPALHDLPMFRIDAEEVRSELGLERRKSKLYSLNEIREQWDEASKLIEAAGKKEALHQSFKEKKLIELDRRTRHYTLTAAAFRIPVPTQFPASFFPEGTDEQTRQMFALRELQMRMESLAKMPAPAVIPPTEDDAKESIDNPKWSAYAPAFFDMAKNSLGSGATPQASIETFGEMIKAYSDMDTVGFNTAVDEHLAAVQSYDIPGYDKGMVSLERWMQSNWPTGVTMFLYLVSTVLALVYFLFHLPRMRQAVWGTLAIALAIHTFTILCRVAITGRAPVINLYSSAVFIGWGAVLFGLVVERIFKYGTGNLLSAFAGMMSLLVAYGLNTGDTMPVLQAVLDTQFWLATHVISVTLGYVATLVAGTIGIGYLIAGWVGKDAKALKDLYRMCYGAACFGILFSFVGTVLGGLWADDSWGRFWGWDPKENGALLIVIWNALMLHARWDGMVKARGFCVLAIGGNIVTTWSWFGTNELGIGLHSYGFTSGVLMWLSLYIASQLAFIVTGVAFGRKPSDLEAA, from the coding sequence ATGGCCACAACCACTTCGCATTCCGAATACATCGATCATCAAACCGAAGATTCATTCGGCGAGTTCAGTCATGTCGCATTGCGTTGGCTTGGGTCGCTAAAGTTGACCGTGACGCTATTCGCGTTGTCGTTGATCATCGTCCTGGTCGGCACGCTTGCGCAGGACGAGATGAATATGTTGGAAGTGAAGCAGCGATACTTCCTGTCGTGGGTCGCGATGCTGCACTTTGATGATTTCGTCCCGCAAGCCTTCTATCGTCACAGCGAGCCATTGCCTGGCAAGATCCCGTTTCCCGGCGGAGCGTTGATCGGTTTTCTATTGATGGTGAATTTGGTTGCCGCGAAAATCACGCGGTTCCGAATTCACGCCAGCGGATCGAAACTGATGCTGGGCATCGGATTTTTGGTCGCCGGTTTACTCGCCACAGGCTTGGTCGTGATGGCCGGACACAACGATGACGGGCTGCAAGGCACCCCGCCAATTTCTTACGACGCACTGTGGGGTTGCGTGTTAGCCGGTCTTGGGTTGCTGGCGGCCGGCGCGGTGGCATGGGGAACTCAGGTTCGCAATGCGAAGATCGCGATGCTGCTGTACCAATTGGGCGGGCTGTTTGCGTTACTTCTGCTGGCATCCTTGTTCACCGGATTCCGCATTGGCGACCCCGGACTGCGGATTGTTTGGCAATTGACCAAAGGACTCGGTGTTGGCGGAATCCTGTTAGTGGGATGCCTTTTGGTGTTCAACAAGCAAGGCGGCAACGTCCTGTTGCACCTGGGCGTGGGACTATTGATGGTAGGCCAATTCACATTCGGCGACCGTCAACTGGAACAACGACTCAGTCTGGTCGAAGGTGAATCGACCAACACGCTGGTCAATCTGGATGTTGCTGAACTGACCATCATCGAGCGACTCGATGGCATCGACAACATCATCGCGATTCCTGCAAGCCGTTTGCAACAAGCCGCAGAATCAGGCTCGCTGATCGAAGACGAGACGCTTCCAGTCAACGTCAAAGTGATCCAGTACTTTCCTAACTCGACACTCAAAGAAGCCGACGAAAAAGACAACATCGCCACCACCGGGATCGGATTGGATGTCAAAGCCATCCCGGTGACCAAGGCCGGCGGAACCGATGGAGCGATCAATGTTCCGTCGGCTTACGTCGAACTGATTGACAAGTCATCGGGTGAATCGCTCGGTACACACCTTGTCAGCCAAGTCATCTCGGATCGCGAAATGTTAGTGCCCGGTGAACCGGTCAAAGATGACTTCGATTCGTTTACGGTGCATGAGAAGAGTTATGACATCGGGCTGCGTTTTCATCGCGAAGTCAAACCGTATTGGGTACAACTCGAAGACGTGCGTCGTGTGAACTACAGCGGCAGTGACACACCGCGTGACTACTCGTCGTTCATTCGCATCATCGATACCGAGACCGGCGAAGACCGCAAGGACCGCGTCTGGATGAACAACCCGCTGCGTTATCGCGGCGAAACGTTCTATCAATCCAACTACACGCCGCTTCCAGGCGGCAAAGAGATGACCGGGATCCAGGTTGTCCGCAACTCGGGCTGGCTGATCCCCTATGTCGCCTGCAGCATCACGGCGCTCGGCATGCTGGTTCACTTCCTCGGCACGCTAACGCGATTCCTGGATCGCCGCGAACGTGAAACCCGCAAAGAGCTTGCCGCGATGGCGGAATTCAATCAGTCACCACCCTCGAAGTGGCCTGTGTATGCCACCGTCGGTGCGTTTGCGGGGATCGCGCTGATGATGTTGATTCCTTGGCCTGCAGTGATGAACTCGATGCGTCCAAGCGAACGGATGAAACAGTTCGACTTCTATACCGCTGGCAAAATCCCGACTCAATTTGGCGGTCGCGTGATGCCGCTGGACGCTTACGCTCGGCAAACGCTGAAAGCGATCAGCAACCGTGAATCGCTGCCACTGGATACCGCACCAAAGGAAATCCAAGACCACACTTCGGGTCGCTCGGTTTCGGCGATGCAGTGGTTGATGGAAGTGGCGACCGACGATCCTGCGCTGCATGATTTGCCGATGTTCCGTATCGATGCCGAAGAGGTTCGTAGCGAACTGGGGCTCGAGCGACGCAAAAGCAAACTGTACTCGTTGAACGAAATTCGTGAGCAATGGGACGAAGCGTCAAAGCTGATTGAAGCCGCAGGCAAAAAAGAGGCACTCCATCAATCGTTTAAAGAGAAGAAGTTAATTGAACTGGATCGCCGGACGCGTCACTACACGTTGACCGCGGCGGCGTTCCGGATTCCGGTTCCGACGCAGTTCCCAGCGAGCTTCTTTCCCGAAGGAACGGATGAACAAACGCGTCAAATGTTCGCGTTGCGTGAACTGCAGATGCGAATGGAAAGTCTGGCCAAGATGCCGGCCCCCGCCGTGATTCCGCCTACCGAAGACGATGCCAAGGAATCGATCGACAATCCCAAATGGTCGGCCTACGCCCCGGCGTTTTTCGACATGGCCAAAAATTCACTCGGAAGCGGTGCAACGCCTCAGGCGTCGATTGAAACGTTTGGTGAAATGATCAAAGCGTACAGCGACATGGATACGGTCGGCTTTAACACCGCTGTCGATGAACATCTTGCCGCAGTGCAAAGTTATGACATTCCCGGTTACGACAAGGGGATGGTTTCGCTGGAACGATGGATGCAATCGAATTGGCCCACCGGCGTGACGATGTTTTTGTACCTTGTTTCGACCGTCCTTGCGCTCGTTTACTTCTTGTTCCACTTGCCTCGGATGCGACAAGCGGTTTGGGGAACGCTTGCGATTGCTTTGGCGATTCACACGTTTACGATTTTGTGCCGTGTTGCGATTACCGGTCGCGCTCCAGTCATCAACCTGTACTCGTCCGCCGTCTTCATCGGCTGGGGTGCCGTCTTGTTTGGCTTGGTCGTCGAGCGAATCTTCAAATACGGTACCGGCAACTTGTTGTCCGCGTTCGCAGGCATGATGTCGCTGTTGGTGGCCTATGGGCTGAATACCGGGGATACGATGCCGGTACTGCAAGCGGTTCTTGATACGCAGTTTTGGTTGGCCACCCACGTGATCAGTGTCACGCTTGGCTACGTTGCTACGTTGGTCGCCGGCACGATCGGGATCGGCTATTTGATTGCCGGATGGGTTGGCAAAGATGCCAAAGCGTTGAAGGATTTGTACCGCATGTGTTACGGTGCGGCTTGTTTCGGAATCCTGTTTAGCTTCGTCGGTACGGTCCTAGGCGGCCTTTGGGCTGACGATAGCTGGGGTCGTTTCTGGGGCTGGGACCCGAAAGAAAACGGGGCGTTGTTGATCGTGATCTGGAACGCACTGATGTTGCACGCTCGCTGGGACGGCATGGTCAAAGCACGCGGTTTCTGCGTATTGGCGATCGGCGGCAACATCGTCACCACCTGGAGCTGGTTTGGTACGAACGAGCTGGGCATTGGACTGCACAGCTACGGCTTCACCTCCGGCGTCTTGATGTGGTTGAGCCTGTACATCGCAAGCCAACTCGCCTTTATCGTGACCGGAGTCGCATTCGGCCGCAAACCCAGCGACCTCGAAGCCGCGTAA
- a CDS encoding helix-turn-helix domain-containing protein translates to MADYLSLEDAAKKLGIPTDRLVELRSQGEIRGFRDGASWKFPENEIARLADELADRDSGDLLGGSGDLVSEMDFGSGLSLGSGSNIIGGDDADAGDGSGSDVELGIEPSTSGSGSDVNLITGGSDVGSDVALVASDSDDLLGDLADINTDDGDLEVKKEPLEIDSGELSLAEPAISHDSAQIDLSIEPNAGSTGPVTDAELKELLDSEPTNVLASESGINLGSDIVGSGIDEGSDLSFAPISEEDSDDIVIGADDSELDILEDDVPTKSKGGSELKSSGMSSLELMDELDSPATGNKPSSMGLSGDVLSELDLLGAEQGGSGLISGDSENLLASSGLGSSLGLGALSSGAVIPGGDDALSLDDDDDLLIADDDDDLVIDSAEHDLSVAGDSGINLMSPSDSGLSLESEPLDLAGSSVSALDLGGEISHGSGIGSSASGVGGDGSMVDFQADEEFQLSPSGIGLESEIDSDSQVIEVEDSELIGEPVDLGGDAFGDADAFGGDAFDAEAAPVEEGFVEGEEVAAEGVGITSTATRTKTASGPTAVSTYEVPFTLLQCLTLVMIIGVLSLGGMLMTDLLRNMWTYTEPSAPVSSLTDSLISLMGW, encoded by the coding sequence ATGGCCGATTATCTCTCCCTCGAAGACGCTGCGAAAAAGCTAGGCATTCCGACCGACCGTTTGGTCGAGCTTCGCAGCCAAGGTGAAATCCGAGGATTCCGCGACGGAGCGAGCTGGAAATTTCCTGAAAACGAAATCGCTCGGCTCGCCGATGAGCTGGCGGATCGGGATTCAGGCGATTTGCTTGGCGGATCGGGTGATCTTGTCAGCGAGATGGATTTTGGATCGGGTCTTTCGCTTGGCAGCGGATCGAACATCATTGGCGGTGACGACGCCGATGCAGGCGACGGCAGCGGTAGCGATGTCGAACTTGGCATCGAGCCATCGACCAGCGGTTCGGGTAGCGATGTGAACTTGATCACCGGCGGCAGTGATGTGGGCAGCGACGTCGCGCTGGTCGCTAGCGACAGCGACGATCTGCTCGGCGACCTTGCTGATATCAACACAGACGACGGGGACCTCGAAGTCAAGAAAGAACCACTCGAGATTGATTCGGGCGAACTGAGCCTTGCCGAACCTGCGATCAGTCACGACTCGGCACAAATCGATCTGTCGATCGAACCCAATGCGGGCAGCACCGGTCCAGTCACCGATGCCGAACTAAAAGAACTTTTGGATTCCGAACCCACCAACGTGTTGGCGTCCGAATCAGGCATCAACCTAGGCAGTGACATTGTCGGCAGCGGAATCGACGAGGGCAGCGACCTCAGTTTTGCTCCGATCAGCGAAGAAGACAGTGATGACATTGTCATCGGCGCCGACGACAGCGAGTTGGACATCCTCGAGGACGACGTGCCGACGAAGTCCAAGGGCGGCTCCGAGCTTAAGTCGTCGGGGATGAGCAGCTTGGAATTGATGGACGAACTTGATTCGCCCGCGACCGGCAACAAGCCATCGTCGATGGGACTCAGCGGCGACGTTTTAAGTGAGCTTGATCTGCTGGGTGCAGAGCAGGGCGGCAGCGGATTGATCTCGGGCGACAGCGAAAATCTGCTTGCGTCCTCGGGATTGGGAAGCAGCCTCGGGCTTGGTGCGCTTAGCTCGGGTGCCGTGATCCCTGGTGGCGATGACGCCCTTTCGCTTGACGATGACGACGATTTGCTGATTGCCGACGACGATGACGATCTGGTGATCGACAGTGCCGAACATGATTTGTCGGTTGCCGGGGACAGCGGCATCAATTTGATGAGCCCATCGGATAGCGGATTGTCACTTGAAAGCGAACCGCTCGATTTGGCTGGTAGCAGCGTTTCCGCACTCGACCTTGGTGGCGAAATCTCGCACGGCAGCGGGATCGGCAGCAGTGCGTCGGGAGTCGGCGGGGACGGATCGATGGTCGATTTCCAAGCCGACGAAGAGTTCCAATTGTCGCCTTCGGGCATCGGATTAGAATCCGAAATCGACAGCGATTCCCAGGTTATCGAAGTCGAAGATTCCGAATTGATCGGCGAGCCCGTCGATTTAGGTGGCGATGCGTTTGGCGACGCCGATGCATTCGGCGGTGACGCCTTTGATGCCGAAGCCGCGCCGGTCGAAGAAGGGTTTGTCGAAGGCGAGGAAGTGGCTGCCGAAGGGGTCGGAATCACCTCGACCGCGACACGCACCAAAACCGCCAGCGGGCCAACTGCGGTTAGCACTTACGAAGTGCCATTCACATTGCTGCAATGCTTGACACTTGTGATGATCATCGGCGTTCTCAGCTTGGGCGGGATGTTGATGACCGATTTGCTTCGCAACATGTGGACTTACACCGAACCATCGGCCCCGGTCAGCTCGTTGACCGATTCGCTGATCAGCTTGATGGGTTGGTAG
- a CDS encoding MotA/TolQ/ExbB proton channel family protein, with product MNRKQNDVSQHSPKPVSTHGMSWGALGIVFSGVLYAGVYASGWAPLERYFLGHPVAVAATVLFCVAVAVLLGKFCQTSVQWNTLSAIRDEDLLPTGHDKTLAQRWRKKHDAGHVASEWLTQLRELPARTRSSLLLRRLEELLTRQSQRGSTKNLSDDLRELSGRDADAAYDSFGLVRIIVWAIPMLGFLGTVIGITQTLGGLDFSDGTAAVDRLKSGLYVAFDTTALGLVLSVVSIFLQFPIERSEQRLLSAIDARVGHLVSDSLPSDDAADDQIAMITDLCEGIRIAIATSIECQSNLWRQTIDEAKDHWKSVHESDSNKIAEAFENTLRPALKEHASVLDDSARLASDRWEQQWQMWLDATSHQTKLMSVHQESLQNQYESLAELNERAAAVATMQKSIDATLHQLSETNVAIDRSIQASAGDGMADAMRVLARAVDVLTTRLPAAASGSLPATKPAFDANANANVDGNGSIDPNGSIEQRIDQAHRDGKTLRDSHKVRRAA from the coding sequence GTGAACCGCAAGCAAAACGACGTATCCCAGCATTCACCTAAACCGGTGTCCACCCACGGCATGTCCTGGGGGGCACTCGGAATCGTGTTTTCTGGAGTGCTATACGCCGGCGTCTATGCCAGTGGCTGGGCACCGCTGGAACGTTATTTTCTTGGGCATCCGGTTGCCGTGGCTGCAACCGTGTTGTTCTGTGTCGCGGTGGCGGTGCTGCTGGGCAAGTTCTGCCAGACCTCGGTTCAGTGGAATACGCTCTCGGCGATCCGCGATGAAGATTTGTTGCCCACAGGCCATGACAAGACGTTGGCGCAGCGATGGCGGAAAAAACATGACGCCGGGCACGTCGCCAGTGAGTGGTTGACGCAGCTGCGTGAATTGCCCGCTCGCACACGATCCAGTTTGCTGCTGCGGCGATTGGAAGAATTGCTAACCCGTCAAAGCCAACGCGGTAGCACCAAGAATCTTTCCGATGATTTGCGTGAACTGTCCGGTCGCGATGCGGATGCCGCATACGACTCGTTTGGTTTGGTGCGAATCATCGTTTGGGCGATTCCGATGCTGGGCTTCTTGGGCACGGTCATTGGCATCACGCAAACGCTCGGCGGACTCGATTTTTCTGATGGGACCGCCGCCGTCGATCGACTCAAAAGCGGGTTGTACGTGGCGTTTGATACCACCGCACTCGGTTTGGTGTTGTCGGTCGTTTCGATCTTTTTGCAATTTCCCATTGAACGCAGCGAACAGCGATTGTTGTCGGCGATCGATGCTCGCGTTGGACATTTGGTCTCGGATTCGCTCCCCAGCGATGATGCGGCCGATGACCAGATCGCGATGATTACCGATCTTTGCGAAGGCATTCGCATCGCCATCGCGACCTCCATCGAGTGTCAATCGAATCTGTGGCGACAAACGATCGATGAGGCCAAAGATCATTGGAAGAGCGTGCATGAAAGCGATTCCAACAAGATTGCCGAAGCCTTTGAAAACACCCTTCGTCCGGCGCTGAAAGAACACGCCAGCGTGCTGGATGATTCGGCTCGTTTGGCTAGCGATCGCTGGGAACAACAATGGCAAATGTGGTTGGACGCCACGTCGCACCAAACCAAGTTGATGTCGGTTCACCAGGAATCGCTGCAGAACCAATACGAATCGCTCGCTGAACTAAACGAACGAGCCGCCGCGGTGGCCACAATGCAGAAATCGATTGACGCGACACTGCATCAATTGAGCGAAACCAACGTTGCGATCGATCGCAGCATCCAAGCTTCGGCGGGGGATGGAATGGCCGACGCGATGCGAGTCCTTGCTCGCGCCGTGGACGTGTTGACCACACGGTTGCCGGCGGCTGCGAGTGGATCGTTGCCCGCTACCAAGCCAGCCTTTGATGCCAACGCCAACGCCAATGTCGATGGCAACGGAAGCATCGATCCAAACGGAAGCATTGAGCAGCGGATTGATCAGGCACATCGTGACGGAAAAACGCTTCGTGATTCGCATAAAGTAAGGCGTGCAGCATGA